CAGATAATAAGTTTTTATTTTCTTCAAGTAATGCTGCTCTTGAACAACAAACAGAAGATACACGACAATTAATTAAAAAAATAGAGGGGAAATATGGAAAAAACAAATAACGAACTGCAAGCAGTTTTGAATATGGTTGAAGACCATGCCAAATCAACTAAGAAAAAACAACTCTCTCAAACTCAAGTTTATGATTATTTAAACAAAATTCAAGTCGAAATTCCGGATGAATTAATGGATGAAGTGCTAATGAAACTTCATGAAAAAGGCATAATTTCTGACGAAGCCGATGATGGTGATTTTGACTTTGTTGATGAAAAAGATATTCTTGGCGAAATTGATGAAGAAATTGACGATGAAATAGACGAAAATTTAGAATCTGACGAAGGAGCTCCAAGTAAAAGTGATGAATTTAAAAAGCACATTGACATTGAAGAAGAATTTGATGAGAATCTAGATAGCGAAATTTCTTTTGATAGCGATGACGAATATGACTCATATACAGGCGAATATGGCTATGATGACTATGAATATACCGATAGTTCAAGCTATGATGACGACGATGATGAGGAAGAAGAAATAATTGTTGCAAAAAAAGAGGAAAAAAAGAAAAAAGAAACCAAGAAAAAATCTAAAGATATAACTGATGATGATCTTGAAATCGAAACATATGACGATGAAGAGATTGACCTTTCAAAAGAAGACCATATTTCAACTAGCAATTTAAGAAACAAATTAACCGAAACTAACGATATTGTTAAATGATACATGCGTTGAATTGGTAAATATGGAAAACTTTTAACAAAAGAAGAGGAAGAAAAACTTGCTTACGAAATGGAAAAAGGTGGTTTTCGTGGCAAGCGCGCACGTGATAAATTAATTAAACGTAATCTTCGTTTAGTTATAAATAATGCTAAAAAATACAAAAATCGTGGCTTAAGTTTTATTGATTTAATTTCTGAGGGCAACTCTGGAATTGTTAAAGCAGTCCAAAAATATAATGTAAGCAAGGGTTTTAAATTTTCAACCTACGCAACTTGATGAATTCGTCAAGCAATAACTAGAGCAGTGGCTGACCAAGCCCGTACAATTCGTGTACCTGTTCACATGGTGGAAACAATAAACAAAATTACAAAAATTGAAAGAGAATTACACCAAGAATACGGAACCGAGCCTTCTGATGAAGAAATTGCCGCAAAATTTGGTCAAGGTTATACTGCTGAAAAAGTTAGATATATCCGTAAAATAAACATTGACCCAATTTCACTAGACAAACAAATTGGTAAGGAAAATGACTCATCATTTTCTGACTTTGTAAAAGACGAAAGCGTTGTAAATCCAATTGATTACGCATCACAAGAAGAACTTGGCGAAATGTTAAATGAAGTTTTAACCCAATCATTAGACAAAGACGAATACGCACTAATTTGCAAGCGTTATGGAGTCGGTGTTGATGAAAATGGTGAAAAATACCAAATTACTCCTCTTGAAGATTTAGCAAAAGAACGAGGAGTTTCTAAAGAGCGTATTCGCCAAATTGAAAACAAAATTTTACGTAAATTAAAGAATTCTACTCGTAAAGGTAAAAATTTAAAGGACTTTTACAAATAATGCAAATTCGTAAAGTAACTAAATATTTACTTGAAAAATACCCGCTTGAAAAAGCAGAAATTTGAGATCCCGCTGGCTTTAGTGTTAAATTTAACCTGAGTGAAAAATTAAATGGCATAGTTTGTGCAATCGATTTAACTCATGACGTTTTAAATAAAGCAATTTTACAAGGCGCTAATTTAATAATTGTTCACCACCCTTTTAAATTTGCGCCAACATGAAAAGATGAACTTGAATTAGCACCTTATAAAGCCACAATTTTAAGGAATCTAAAAAAATACCGAATAAATGTTATTTCATTGCACACAAACTATGACAACAATTTTGAAGGAACTTCACACCAAATTGCATTCGCACTTGGATTGCAAAATAAAATTGATTTTGCCGAGCCATATCCTTGTTTAATTAATGCTAATTTATCAATCAACGATCTAAAGCAAAAATTGACCAATTCATTGAATTTGCATTCATTTAGAACAAATTCAATGAACACAAATAAAAAATATAAAAATATAGCAATTCTTTCCGGATCAGGTCCCGCAACACTAGCATTGGCATTAAAAAACCAAGCTAATTTAATACTAACAAGCGATATCAAATGAAATGAGTGATTGCTATATAAAGAACATAATATTGATGTTTTAGAATTATCGCATCTTGATGAGCAAGTTTTTGCAATCGATATATGCGAACAGATAAAAAATAAATTTAGTGATATTAATGTCACAACACACCTTATGGTTGAACCATACACAAATTTGTAACGGAGTTATAATGGATTTTACTAATATTTTCAAAAAACAAAAAGAGCTAGACTTAGCTATTTCATCCCGCGAAGATCTAAGCAGTGTTACAACTGACGAATGACGAGCTAAGTGATCATTAGCGCTTCTTGTCGAGTTTGCAGAATTTGCAAACGAAGTTCAATGTTTTAAATACTGAAAAAAACATAAAGAAATTAATGATAGCGCTATTTTAGAAGAATTTGCAGACGTATTGCATTTTCTAGGTTCATATGCTTACAAGCTAGAAGTACACCCAATTATTGAACCAAAAATTGTTTCAAAATATCCAACTGACCAAATATTAGAAATATTTAAAATTGCTTCAAATTTAAAAAGCGAAATTAACAAAGAAACAATCGCCGACTTATTAGCATTATCGCTTGGCTGCGCCAAATTGTTAAATTATAGCGATGAAGATATTGTAAAATGATACGAAATTAAAAATCAAAAAAACTTCGACCGCATTAAAAACCATTACTAATGAGCTCTTAAGCTCATTTTTTAATAAAAAAAGCCCAAAAGGCTTAAATCTCTATTTTGAATTGTCGTCTTGCTCGACAATTTGTGCAGGTTCTTCATCTTTAAATTTACTTTTATAACTTGGATGAATATTATAATCTTCTGCGCCACGGTGAATTTGTGAATGATTTGTCAATTTAGATGCTTTTTTAATGTAGAAAAATGCAGAAATAAAACTTAAAACTAGAGCCGCTAATAAAGGAATATTTACAACAAATCAAATTAAAATTCTTATTCAACTATTATTCAAAACGTCAGTTTTTGTTGACATAAAACCTACAACATCCAAAGAAGGTCAAACAATATTGAAAAACAATATTCAGCACACTGCAACTGTAAGAACTATTGTTTTAATTTTACCTCAAATTGAAGCTGAGATATCTTGTCTGTGTTCTTTCATTACAACGCGACAACCATCAACAATTAAATCTCTTAAAATTAATAGTGTGACAATAATAAATGAAGCATATCCTCTTGTAATTACTGCTAAGAAAATTAATGCGGAGGTGGTAATTAACTTATCAGCAATCGGGTCTCATAATTTACCAAATGATGTTATTAAATTTCTTTTTCTTGCTATTTTTCCATCGAAATAATCAGTTAACATAGCGGCTAAAAAGATCAGAAACATTAACACTAATATTATCCGTGAAACAATTCCTCACACAAATATTTGCTTGTCAATATTAAATAAACTATCAATATTACCACTTGTATTAGACAAACTAGGTGCTACAAATTCTTGTAAAATCAAGTATAAACAACCTAAAATTATAAAAGGAGCAACCAAAATAATTCTAATTATTGTTAACTTATTTGGTGTATTAAGTTCTTTGAATTTCATTATTGTAAAACTCCTCAATTTCTTTTTGTGCTAATTCAAAATTATCTTTTTCAACTTGCTCATCTATTAAAAACATTCTTGAGTTAATAAATTCACTTACGTCTTTAAGGTTTCTTCAATTAGTTGACCGAACATCCCTTAAATAAGTGTAATTAGTAAAAATATCTTTTGCATCTATATTATCAATAATTAACTCTTTAAAATCAGATTCTTTTTGTTTTTCAATTAGATATTTACGAGCAGTATCAACAATATAATTCATTTTATACTCGCCAATACTTGGTACAAATTCATCAATTAATTTTTGATTATGCTTAATTAAAAAATGTAATCTTAATACAATATGTTTTTTGTATTCTTCAGTTTTATTAATTAATTTGATTTGTTTTAATTTACGACGTTTTTTGGAAATTTTATCCTTTATAAATGAATAAATAAAATAAATCACCAGTGCTGCAACAATAATACCAAACAAAATTCATGTTC
The genomic region above belongs to Mycoplasmopsis bovigenitalium and contains:
- a CDS encoding RNA polymerase sigma factor, which produces MEKTNNELQAVLNMVEDHAKSTKKKQLSQTQVYDYLNKIQVEIPDELMDEVLMKLHEKGIISDEADDGDFDFVDEKDILGEIDEEIDDEIDENLESDEGAPSKSDEFKKHIDIEEEFDENLDSEISFDSDDEYDSYTGEYGYDDYEYTDSSSYDDDDDEEEEIIVAKKEEKKKKETKKKSKDITDDDLEIETYDDEEIDLSKEDHISTSNLRNKLTETNDIVKWYMRWIGKYGKLLTKEEEEKLAYEMEKGGFRGKRARDKLIKRNLRLVINNAKKYKNRGLSFIDLISEGNSGIVKAVQKYNVSKGFKFSTYATWWIRQAITRAVADQARTIRVPVHMVETINKITKIERELHQEYGTEPSDEEIAAKFGQGYTAEKVRYIRKINIDPISLDKQIGKENDSSFSDFVKDESVVNPIDYASQEELGEMLNEVLTQSLDKDEYALICKRYGVGVDENGEKYQITPLEDLAKERGVSKERIRQIENKILRKLKNSTRKGKNLKDFYK
- a CDS encoding Nif3-like dinuclear metal center hexameric protein is translated as MQIRKVTKYLLEKYPLEKAEIWDPAGFSVKFNLSEKLNGIVCAIDLTHDVLNKAILQGANLIIVHHPFKFAPTWKDELELAPYKATILRNLKKYRINVISLHTNYDNNFEGTSHQIAFALGLQNKIDFAEPYPCLINANLSINDLKQKLTNSLNLHSFRTNSMNTNKKYKNIAILSGSGPATLALALKNQANLILTSDIKWNEWLLYKEHNIDVLELSHLDEQVFAIDICEQIKNKFSDINVTTHLMVEPYTNL
- a CDS encoding dUTP diphosphatase, whose amino-acid sequence is MDFTNIFKKQKELDLAISSREDLSSVTTDEWRAKWSLALLVEFAEFANEVQCFKYWKKHKEINDSAILEEFADVLHFLGSYAYKLEVHPIIEPKIVSKYPTDQILEIFKIASNLKSEINKETIADLLALSLGCAKLLNYSDEDIVKWYEIKNQKNFDRIKNHY
- the pgsA gene encoding CDP-diacylglycerol--glycerol-3-phosphate 3-phosphatidyltransferase; the encoded protein is MKFKELNTPNKLTIIRIILVAPFIILGCLYLILQEFVAPSLSNTSGNIDSLFNIDKQIFVWGIVSRIILVLMFLIFLAAMLTDYFDGKIARKRNLITSFGKLWDPIADKLITTSALIFLAVITRGYASFIIVTLLILRDLIVDGCRVVMKEHRQDISASIWGKIKTIVLTVAVCWILFFNIVWPSLDVVGFMSTKTDVLNNSWIRILIWFVVNIPLLAALVLSFISAFFYIKKASKLTNHSQIHRGAEDYNIHPSYKSKFKDEEPAQIVEQDDNSK
- a CDS encoding MHJ_0274 family protein, translating into MWTWILFGIIVAALVIYFIYSFIKDKISKKRRKLKQIKLINKTEEYKKHIVLRLHFLIKHNQKLIDEFVPSIGEYKMNYIVDTARKYLIEKQKESDFKELIIDNIDAKDIFTNYTYLRDVRSTNWRNLKDVSEFINSRMFLIDEQVEKDNFELAQKEIEEFYNNEIQRT